One region of Streptococcus parasanguinis genomic DNA includes:
- a CDS encoding glucose-1-phosphate adenylyltransferase, translating to MKNEMLALILAGGQGTRLGKLTKNIAKPAVQFGGRYRIIDFALSNCANSGIHNVGVITQYQPLALNSHIGNGSSWGLDGINTGVSILQPYSASEGNRWFEGTSHAILQNIDYIDSINPEYVLILSGDHIYKMDYDDMLQAHKDNNASLTVAVLDVPLKEASRFGIMNTDANNRIVEFEEKPAEPKSTKASMGIYIFDWARLRNMLVAAEKSDIDMSDFGKNVIPTYLESGESVYAYEFNGYWKDVGTIESLWEANMEYIDPNNALDSRDRHWKIYSRNLISPPNFFGEHGHVEDSLVVDGCSVDGTVKHSILSTEAQVREGAVVEDAVVMSNAIIGKGAVVKRAIIGEGAVIAEGVVIDGTEEVQVVGYNEKVGVATDED from the coding sequence ATGAAGAATGAAATGCTCGCTTTAATTCTTGCCGGTGGGCAAGGAACACGTCTTGGAAAATTAACCAAAAACATCGCGAAACCTGCGGTTCAATTTGGTGGGCGCTATCGGATTATCGATTTTGCTCTCTCAAACTGTGCCAACTCAGGAATTCACAATGTTGGTGTGATTACACAGTATCAACCCCTTGCACTTAACAGCCATATTGGAAATGGTTCCAGTTGGGGCTTGGATGGAATCAATACAGGTGTGTCTATTCTCCAACCTTATTCAGCTAGTGAAGGAAATCGTTGGTTTGAAGGAACTAGCCATGCCATCCTCCAAAACATCGACTATATCGACAGCATCAATCCGGAATATGTCTTGATATTATCTGGGGACCACATCTATAAGATGGATTACGATGATATGCTTCAAGCGCACAAGGATAATAATGCAAGCTTAACTGTTGCCGTCCTAGATGTACCTTTGAAGGAAGCAAGCCGTTTTGGAATCATGAATACAGATGCCAATAATCGGATTGTCGAATTTGAAGAAAAACCAGCTGAACCAAAATCTACCAAGGCTTCCATGGGGATTTACATCTTTGACTGGGCTCGTCTCCGCAATATGTTGGTTGCTGCTGAAAAGAGTGATATCGATATGTCAGACTTCGGTAAAAATGTCATTCCAACGTATCTAGAATCAGGCGAAAGTGTTTATGCTTATGAATTCAATGGTTATTGGAAAGACGTTGGTACGATTGAGTCTCTTTGGGAAGCCAATATGGAATATATCGATCCAAATAATGCCTTGGATAGTCGCGATCGTCACTGGAAAATCTATTCACGCAACCTCATTTCTCCACCGAACTTCTTTGGGGAACATGGCCACGTCGAAGATTCTCTTGTCGTCGACGGTTGTTCGGTAGACGGTACAGTCAAACACTCCATCTTATCAACAGAAGCTCAAGTTCGTGAAGGAGCAGTTGTCGAAGATGCTGTCGTGATGAGCAATGCCATTATCGGTAAAGGAGCTGTCGTGAAACGCGCGATTATCGGGGAAGGTGCAGTCATTGCAGAAGGTGTCGTGATTGATGGAACAGAGGAAGTACAAGTTGTCGGTTACAATGAAAAAGTGGGGGTAGCAACAGATGAAGATTGA
- the glgD gene encoding glucose-1-phosphate adenylyltransferase subunit GlgD, with protein sequence MKIDKYSAILGNTVGYHDMSTLTSHRPVASLPFDGKYRLIDFPLSSLANAGIRSVFGIFQQENISSVFDHIRSGREWGLSTLLSHYYLGIYNTPVENTNVGPEYYQQLLTYLKRSGSNQTVALNCDVLMNIDLNQVFHLHNSVDRPITVVYKKLHLQNISEVNAILEIDETDHVTEQRLFDGKDPDEVYNMSTDVFIVDTPWLIEKIEEEAKKEYPQKLRYILRDLAVEYNAFAFEYTGYLANIHSVESYYHANLDMLENQKFMKLFSPNQKVYTKVKNEEPTYYSKTSHIKTSQFASGSIVEGTVERSVVSRRVHLHEGSEVRSSLLFPGVVIHENAIVEYAILDKGVEVAAGVTIRGTEEAPVVVKKGTIVTEDIV encoded by the coding sequence ATGAAGATTGATAAATATTCAGCCATTTTAGGAAATACAGTTGGGTATCATGATATGTCCACTTTGACCAGCCATCGTCCGGTAGCATCTCTACCATTTGATGGGAAATACCGCTTGATTGACTTCCCGTTGTCTAGTCTTGCGAATGCTGGTATTCGTAGTGTTTTTGGGATTTTCCAACAAGAAAATATTAGTTCGGTCTTTGACCATATTCGTTCAGGTCGTGAGTGGGGCTTGTCTACTTTATTGAGCCACTATTACCTCGGAATCTATAACACTCCTGTTGAAAATACAAATGTAGGGCCAGAATACTACCAACAATTATTGACCTATTTGAAACGGTCTGGTTCCAACCAAACAGTTGCTTTGAACTGTGATGTCTTGATGAATATTGACCTCAATCAAGTTTTCCACTTGCATAATAGCGTTGACCGTCCGATTACAGTGGTTTATAAGAAGTTGCATCTTCAAAATATCTCTGAAGTCAATGCTATCTTGGAAATTGATGAAACAGACCATGTTACAGAGCAAAGACTTTTCGATGGCAAGGATCCTGACGAAGTCTACAACATGTCGACAGATGTCTTTATTGTGGATACTCCTTGGTTGATTGAAAAAATTGAAGAAGAAGCCAAGAAAGAATACCCACAAAAATTGCGCTATATCTTGCGTGATTTGGCGGTGGAATACAATGCTTTTGCTTTTGAATATACAGGTTACCTAGCCAATATTCATTCAGTTGAATCCTACTACCATGCAAACTTGGATATGTTGGAAAACCAAAAATTCATGAAGCTCTTTTCACCAAACCAAAAGGTGTATACGAAAGTGAAGAATGAAGAACCAACGTATTATTCCAAGACTTCACATATTAAAACGTCTCAATTTGCTTCGGGTAGTATTGTAGAAGGAACCGTTGAACGCTCCGTTGTTTCACGGCGGGTACACCTTCATGAAGGTTCAGAAGTCCGCAGTAGTCTTCTCTTCCCTGGTGTTGTGATTCATGAAAATGCAATCGTCGAATATGCCATCCTGGATAAGGGTGTCGAAGTGGCTGCTGGTGTGACGATTCGTGGGACAGAAGAAGCACCTGTCGTGGTTAAAAAAGGAACGATTGTTACAGAGGATATTGTCTAA
- the glgA gene encoding glycogen synthase GlgA, whose translation MKLLFVAAEGAPFSKTGGLGDVIGALPKSLAKSGHDVRVILPYYDMVETKFGDQIEDVLHFETKVGWRSQYVGVKRIVRDGVTFYFIDNQHYFFRGHVYGDFDDGERFAFFQLAALETMERVDFIPDVLHAHDYHTAMIPFLLKEKYRWIQAYHEIKTVLTIHNLEFQGQFDPGMLWDLFGVGFERYADGTLRWNDCLNWMKAGILYADRVTTVSPSYAHEIMTAEYGCGLDQILRMESGKVTGIVNGIDADLYNPETDPLLTYHFSLSDLSGKAASKRALQERVGLPVRDDVPLFGIVSRLTRQKGFDVVVEELHQLLQKDIQIVLLGTGDPGFENAFAWFGQAYPDKLSANITFDVQLAQEIYAASDVFLMPSRFEPCGLSQMMAMRYGTLPLVHEVGGLRDTVQPYNAVDGSGTGFSFNNLSGYWFNWAVDEALAVYYNDKQAWYGLQEQAMTRDFSWDTASQRYNDLYQSL comes from the coding sequence ATGAAACTATTATTTGTTGCAGCTGAAGGTGCACCATTTTCTAAAACAGGCGGATTGGGAGACGTTATTGGCGCTCTTCCTAAATCCTTAGCGAAAAGTGGTCATGATGTGCGCGTGATCCTCCCTTACTATGATATGGTAGAGACTAAGTTTGGAGATCAAATCGAAGATGTTTTGCATTTTGAGACCAAGGTTGGCTGGAGAAGTCAATATGTTGGTGTGAAACGTATTGTGCGTGATGGAGTCACCTTTTACTTTATTGATAACCAACATTATTTCTTTAGAGGTCATGTCTATGGTGACTTTGATGATGGAGAACGCTTCGCCTTCTTCCAGCTCGCGGCTTTAGAAACGATGGAACGGGTTGACTTCATTCCAGATGTTCTTCATGCCCATGATTACCATACGGCGATGATTCCTTTCTTGCTGAAGGAAAAATACCGTTGGATTCAAGCTTATCATGAAATTAAAACAGTATTGACTATCCATAATTTGGAATTCCAAGGTCAGTTCGACCCAGGAATGTTGTGGGACCTATTCGGAGTTGGATTTGAACGCTATGCAGATGGAACGCTTCGGTGGAATGATTGCCTGAACTGGATGAAAGCCGGCATTCTATATGCTGACCGTGTAACAACGGTTTCTCCTAGCTATGCGCATGAGATTATGACTGCTGAATATGGTTGTGGCTTGGATCAGATCCTTCGGATGGAGTCTGGCAAGGTGACCGGAATTGTTAACGGGATTGATGCAGATCTGTATAATCCTGAAACGGATCCACTCTTGACGTATCACTTCAGTCTCTCAGATCTTTCAGGTAAAGCAGCTAGCAAACGAGCTCTTCAAGAACGTGTTGGTCTACCTGTTCGCGATGATGTTCCTTTGTTTGGGATCGTCTCTCGTTTGACACGTCAAAAAGGTTTTGATGTGGTGGTAGAAGAGTTGCATCAACTCTTGCAAAAGGATATTCAGATTGTTTTGCTGGGGACAGGAGACCCTGGATTTGAAAATGCCTTTGCTTGGTTTGGTCAAGCCTACCCAGATAAACTTTCAGCGAATATCACATTTGATGTCCAATTGGCCCAAGAAATCTATGCAGCGTCGGATGTCTTCTTGATGCCAAGCCGCTTTGAACCATGTGGCCTTTCTCAAATGATGGCCATGCGTTATGGAACCCTTCCTCTGGTGCATGAAGTCGGCGGACTTCGAGATACGGTCCAACCGTATAATGCTGTTGATGGAAGTGGAACAGGCTTTAGTTTCAATAATTTGTCTGGCTATTGGTTTAACTGGGCAGTTGATGAAGCCTTGGCTGTCTACTACAATGACAAACAGGCTTGGTATGGTCTCCAAGAGCAAGCTATGACGCGTGACTTCTCATGGGATACGGCTAGTCAACGATACAATGATTTGTACCAATCCTTATAA
- a CDS encoding ZmpA/ZmpB/ZmpC family metallo-endopeptidase: MKKAKQTFEKMTKYSIRKLSVGVGPVAIGAFLLGGSLLGARPVQADQVTLPAHVHLGYVTEEELTAEEKAQVIHAIPEAYQNEDTFYLVYKKKEATQSVLPQTGSQEIALFGLSLATASFAVLLLSKKHRKKIMGVLLIGAMGQSLLLPVEVAALQNQVLRAYNQDLAIASSKDLANGVIQIDGYDYIGYLRYPSVQKTSLREPKAMQETKPSVKGTIKTSTGIPQVEPQARVTPEVAPAFPQVEKPSLEVYTEPVPFETVNQVDPTLPKGQTKVLTAGQNGERTLLTEVSVVDGQEVRRVVESKVTKEPVSQILAVGTKEDAQPTPQPSPSPVVTAKGTQEEGHVGEAPVQPENPAYTGVVEDKGTQEEGHIGEAPVQPENPAYTGVVEAKGTQEEGHIGEAPVQPENPAYTGVVEAKGTQEEGHVGEAPIQPENPTYTGMVEAKGTQEEGHVGEAPVQPENPTYQVTEGTVTETETVILPYETEYVTDANRYTDEESLLQKGEAGSQEIRRVYKTVNGEKIGEPLSTTTETVKAPVTEKISRGTKAIEGQKEEVAFEEIPFKTVTEQDATLLKGTERVSQAGKNGKKKITKVYKTIKGVKTTDAPTISEEVVEQAQDQIIQQGTKELDKPTLTLTNLDQEVLKRSAKATYRLDKPDGVTIKSIQAVLKKGDQVVKTLTLSETDLAAALADLDYYKDYTLATTMVYDRGNGDEEEVLKEEPLRIDLKKVEIKNIKETSLISVDDQGLETDSSLLSETPSDVKPYYLKVTTHDNKVTKLAVDKIEEVTVDGATLYKVTAKAPDLVQRTADNQFSEEYVHYIAKPKAHEGDVYYNFNELVKAMQANPTGTFKLGSNMNASNVQPAGKSYVTNAFKGILESTDGNTFAIHNITRPLFGNIEGGAVKNLLLENVAIDLPGTDRVAPIAGVIKNNATVENVKVTGSVVGNNDVAGIVNKIDGSGKVSNVAFIGKLHAAGNKGGYLAGVVGENWKGVVEKAYVYAEITGNKAKAAGLVYSSQNGGNNHTVGKEGVLRNSVAKGSIELKDAVQSGGLLGTNWALGTIEDNITMMKVKTGEMVFGHSDIDADDYFTYSRTKRNYSVEGVSEGKKSFNNSRKIPSISLAEAEQKIEAMGITADKFTSSKPIEDTLNHLVSKDDQYKAITGYDATRELAYRNIAKLQPFYNKEWIVDQGNKLATTSPLLTKEVLSVTAMKGNDFVTELADADHILIHYADKTKDIFSISPKESKVKQVKEYSVAELGEVVYTPNMVDKDRSDLIGAIVEKLSPVELQSDPIYTHLGRTGPNKVNAIKNLYLEESFQAVKDNLTHFVKQLVENQDHQLNTDEAAKRALIKKIDDNKAAVLLGLSYLNRYYGVKFDNVNLKQLMLFKPDFYGKNVDVLDRLIEIGSKEDYIKGTRTHDAFREVVAKSTLSGNLNDFLKYNMELFTKETDLNDWFIKATKDNVYIVEPETTNPAFASAKHRAYEGLNNDVHGKMILPLLNLKDAHMFLISTYNTMAYSSFEKYGKNTEAERTAFKEEIDKVAKGQQNYLDFWSRLATDKVRNQLLKSNNMVPTPVLDNQNYKGISTDRYGHTNSGKDVAPIRELYGPTDRYHATDWRMGAVARIYGNPYKDDSVFFMVTDMISDFGVSAFTHETTHVNDRMVYLGGWRHREGTDIEAFAQGMLQTPSVSNPNGEYKALGLNMAYERPNDGNQWYNTNPNDLKSRDEIDRYMKGYNDTLMLLDYLEGEAVLNKGSQDLNNAWFKKVDKQYRGANTKNQFDKVRPLSDEEKAITLHSVDDLITNNFMTNRGPGNGVYNPLDFGSAYVTVPMMTGIYGGNTSEGAPGAMSFKHNTFRLWGYYGYEKGFLGYASNKYKQESKQAGHATLGDDYIIQKISDGTFSTLEDWKKAYFNEVVTSAKNGLQAIEVDGTTYSTYDDLKQAFATAVEKDQASLKNGSVKFDNTLALKEKIFKKLLQQTDSFKTSIFK, translated from the coding sequence ATGAAAAAAGCGAAACAAACGTTTGAAAAAATGACCAAATATTCGATTCGGAAATTATCTGTCGGTGTTGGTCCGGTGGCCATTGGAGCCTTTTTATTAGGAGGAAGCCTGTTAGGGGCTCGTCCTGTCCAAGCAGATCAGGTGACCCTACCTGCTCATGTGCACTTAGGATATGTGACAGAAGAAGAGCTGACTGCTGAAGAAAAAGCACAGGTGATTCATGCAATCCCTGAAGCATATCAAAATGAAGATACTTTCTATCTCGTCTATAAGAAGAAGGAAGCAACTCAGTCGGTTCTTCCTCAAACAGGAAGTCAGGAAATCGCCCTTTTTGGGCTAAGTCTAGCCACTGCTTCCTTTGCGGTCCTCTTACTCTCTAAAAAGCACCGGAAGAAGATCATGGGCGTCCTTTTGATTGGAGCCATGGGACAAAGTCTTCTACTTCCAGTTGAAGTCGCAGCCCTACAAAATCAAGTCTTGCGCGCCTATAATCAGGATCTTGCGATCGCATCGAGCAAAGATCTTGCAAATGGCGTGATTCAAATTGACGGCTATGACTATATTGGTTATCTGCGCTACCCGTCAGTCCAAAAGACGAGCTTACGAGAGCCAAAGGCTATGCAGGAAACGAAACCTTCTGTAAAAGGAACGATCAAAACAAGTACAGGGATTCCACAAGTGGAACCACAAGCGCGTGTGACCCCAGAAGTCGCTCCAGCCTTTCCTCAAGTTGAAAAACCAAGCCTGGAAGTCTATACTGAGCCTGTGCCATTTGAAACTGTCAACCAAGTTGATCCTACATTACCTAAAGGGCAAACCAAGGTGCTGACTGCTGGTCAAAATGGGGAGCGGACCCTATTGACAGAAGTGAGTGTGGTAGATGGACAAGAAGTTCGCAGAGTCGTTGAAAGCAAGGTCACTAAAGAACCAGTTTCACAAATTCTTGCTGTTGGGACAAAAGAAGATGCCCAACCAACCCCTCAACCCAGCCCTTCTCCAGTTGTAACGGCTAAGGGGACACAAGAAGAAGGCCATGTTGGCGAAGCTCCTGTTCAACCAGAGAACCCAGCCTATACAGGTGTGGTGGAAGATAAAGGAACACAGGAAGAAGGCCATATCGGCGAAGCTCCTGTTCAACCAGAGAACCCAGCCTATACAGGTGTGGTGGAAGCCAAAGGGACACAAGAAGAAGGCCATATCGGCGAAGCTCCTGTTCAACCAGAGAACCCAGCCTATACAGGTGTGGTGGAAGCTAAAGGGACACAAGAAGAAGGCCATGTCGGCGAAGCCCCTATTCAACCGGAGAACCCAACCTATACAGGTATGGTGGAAGCCAAAGGGACACAGGAAGAAGGCCATGTTGGCGAAGCCCCCGTTCAACCGGAGAATCCAACCTATCAAGTTACGGAAGGGACGGTAACCGAGACAGAAACGGTAATCCTTCCATATGAAACAGAGTATGTAACGGACGCCAATCGTTACACCGATGAAGAAAGCCTCCTTCAAAAAGGAGAGGCTGGTAGCCAGGAGATTCGTCGTGTTTATAAGACGGTCAATGGTGAGAAGATTGGAGAGCCTCTCAGTACGACCACTGAAACGGTCAAAGCTCCTGTGACAGAAAAAATTAGTCGTGGGACTAAGGCGATTGAAGGCCAAAAAGAGGAAGTTGCTTTTGAAGAAATTCCATTTAAGACGGTAACCGAACAAGATGCCACCTTGCTAAAAGGAACTGAAAGGGTTTCTCAAGCCGGTAAAAATGGGAAGAAGAAAATCACCAAGGTCTACAAGACCATTAAAGGTGTCAAAACAACGGATGCTCCTACAATTTCCGAAGAAGTGGTAGAACAAGCGCAAGATCAGATCATTCAACAAGGGACAAAGGAATTAGACAAGCCAACCTTGACCTTGACCAATCTTGATCAGGAAGTGTTGAAGCGCAGTGCTAAAGCTACCTATCGTTTGGACAAACCAGACGGTGTGACCATCAAGTCCATCCAGGCTGTATTGAAGAAGGGTGATCAAGTGGTGAAAACCCTGACCCTTTCAGAGACAGACTTGGCAGCTGCTTTAGCGGACTTGGACTACTACAAGGATTATACGCTCGCAACGACCATGGTGTATGACCGTGGAAATGGGGATGAAGAAGAAGTTCTCAAGGAAGAACCACTGAGAATTGATCTTAAAAAAGTTGAAATCAAAAACATCAAGGAAACCAGTCTGATTAGCGTGGATGACCAAGGTCTTGAGACCGATAGCAGCCTCTTGTCTGAAACACCATCAGATGTGAAGCCTTACTACTTAAAGGTCACTACCCATGATAATAAGGTTACAAAACTAGCCGTTGATAAAATTGAAGAAGTGACGGTAGATGGTGCGACCTTATACAAAGTAACAGCCAAAGCTCCAGATCTGGTCCAACGGACTGCGGACAACCAATTTAGTGAGGAATATGTCCATTATATTGCGAAACCCAAAGCACATGAAGGTGATGTCTACTACAATTTCAACGAACTTGTAAAAGCCATGCAAGCCAATCCGACTGGAACCTTTAAGCTTGGTAGCAATATGAATGCGTCCAATGTCCAGCCAGCAGGGAAATCCTATGTGACCAATGCCTTCAAGGGGATTTTAGAAAGTACGGATGGAAATACATTTGCCATCCATAACATTACAAGACCATTATTTGGGAACATCGAAGGTGGTGCGGTTAAGAATCTCTTGCTTGAAAATGTTGCGATTGACCTACCTGGGACAGATCGAGTAGCCCCAATCGCAGGTGTCATCAAAAACAATGCAACTGTCGAGAATGTTAAAGTAACAGGAAGTGTTGTCGGTAACAATGACGTAGCAGGGATCGTCAATAAAATTGATGGCAGTGGGAAGGTCAGCAATGTTGCCTTTATCGGGAAACTGCACGCTGCTGGGAACAAAGGTGGCTATCTAGCGGGTGTTGTTGGCGAGAACTGGAAAGGTGTTGTTGAAAAAGCTTACGTTTATGCTGAAATCACTGGGAACAAAGCCAAAGCGGCAGGTCTCGTTTATTCCTCTCAAAATGGTGGAAATAACCACACAGTAGGTAAAGAAGGGGTTCTCAGAAATTCAGTTGCTAAAGGTTCAATTGAACTCAAAGACGCGGTACAATCTGGTGGATTACTAGGGACCAACTGGGCCTTGGGGACTATTGAAGACAACATCACCATGATGAAAGTCAAAACTGGTGAGATGGTCTTCGGACACTCGGATATCGACGCAGATGATTATTTCACCTATTCAAGAACCAAGCGCAATTACAGTGTGGAAGGCGTAAGTGAAGGGAAGAAATCCTTTAACAACTCCCGTAAAATCCCTAGCATCTCGCTGGCAGAAGCTGAGCAGAAGATTGAAGCAATGGGAATCACTGCTGATAAATTCACCAGCAGCAAACCGATTGAAGATACGCTCAATCACCTTGTTAGCAAAGACGATCAATACAAGGCTATCACTGGTTACGATGCGACTCGTGAGCTAGCTTACCGCAATATTGCTAAATTGCAACCATTCTACAACAAAGAATGGATTGTCGACCAAGGGAATAAATTGGCTACAACGAGTCCTCTCTTGACCAAGGAAGTCTTGTCTGTGACTGCTATGAAGGGCAATGATTTTGTCACGGAACTAGCTGATGCTGATCACATCCTGATCCATTATGCCGATAAGACAAAAGATATCTTTAGCATTTCACCGAAAGAGTCTAAAGTCAAACAAGTCAAAGAGTACAGTGTGGCGGAGCTCGGTGAAGTGGTCTATACACCGAATATGGTGGACAAAGACCGTAGTGATCTCATTGGTGCCATCGTTGAAAAATTAAGCCCTGTCGAATTACAATCAGATCCAATCTACACCCATCTTGGTCGAACAGGTCCTAACAAGGTCAATGCTATTAAGAACCTTTACCTTGAAGAAAGCTTCCAAGCAGTCAAGGATAATCTGACTCACTTTGTCAAACAACTGGTTGAAAACCAAGATCATCAGTTGAATACAGATGAAGCTGCCAAACGTGCGCTCATTAAGAAGATTGATGATAATAAGGCTGCTGTTCTTTTGGGTCTTTCTTACCTCAACCGTTATTACGGGGTGAAATTCGATAATGTCAATCTCAAGCAACTCATGTTGTTCAAGCCAGACTTCTATGGGAAGAATGTTGATGTCTTAGACCGCTTGATTGAAATCGGCTCAAAAGAAGACTACATCAAAGGGACTCGTACCCACGATGCTTTCCGTGAAGTCGTGGCTAAATCGACTCTTTCTGGCAACCTCAATGACTTCTTGAAGTACAATATGGAGCTCTTTACAAAAGAGACAGACTTGAACGATTGGTTCATCAAAGCAACCAAAGACAATGTCTATATTGTGGAGCCTGAGACGACCAATCCAGCATTCGCGTCTGCTAAACACAGAGCCTATGAGGGCTTAAACAATGATGTTCACGGTAAAATGATCTTGCCACTCTTGAACTTAAAAGATGCTCATATGTTCTTGATTTCAACTTACAACACTATGGCCTATAGTTCCTTCGAGAAATATGGCAAGAACACGGAAGCGGAACGAACGGCCTTCAAAGAGGAAATTGACAAGGTAGCGAAAGGCCAACAGAATTACCTAGATTTCTGGTCACGTCTAGCAACGGATAAGGTTCGCAATCAGCTCTTGAAGAGCAACAATATGGTGCCGACCCCTGTCCTTGATAACCAAAACTACAAGGGCATTAGTACAGACCGTTATGGACATACCAACAGTGGCAAGGATGTGGCTCCAATCCGTGAATTGTATGGTCCAACCGATCGTTACCATGCGACAGATTGGCGGATGGGAGCAGTGGCGCGAATTTACGGAAATCCATATAAAGATGACTCTGTCTTCTTCATGGTGACCGATATGATCAGTGACTTTGGGGTCTCTGCCTTCACGCACGAAACGACGCACGTCAATGACCGTATGGTTTACTTAGGTGGTTGGAGACACCGCGAAGGAACTGATATTGAAGCCTTTGCCCAAGGAATGTTGCAAACACCATCCGTATCCAATCCAAATGGGGAATACAAGGCCTTAGGTCTCAACATGGCCTATGAGCGTCCTAACGATGGAAACCAATGGTACAATACCAATCCAAATGATTTGAAGTCACGTGACGAAATTGATCGGTATATGAAAGGCTATAATGACACTCTCATGCTTCTGGATTACCTAGAAGGAGAAGCCGTCCTCAATAAAGGCAGTCAAGACTTGAACAATGCATGGTTCAAGAAGGTTGATAAACAATACCGAGGGGCTAATACCAAGAATCAATTTGATAAGGTGCGTCCTTTGAGTGATGAGGAAAAAGCCATCACCTTACATTCAGTAGATGATCTCATCACCAACAACTTCATGACCAATCGTGGTCCTGGAAATGGTGTCTATAATCCATTAGACTTTGGCTCAGCCTATGTGACGGTGCCGATGATGACAGGGATCTATGGTGGAAACACCAGTGAAGGGGCTCCTGGAGCCATGTCCTTCAAACACAATACCTTTAGACTCTGGGGCTACTATGGTTATGAAAAAGGCTTCTTAGGCTATGCTTCAAACAAGTATAAACAAGAATCCAAACAAGCAGGTCATGCGACTTTAGGGGATGATTACATCATTCAAAAGATTTCTGATGGAACATTCAGTACCCTTGAAGACTGGAAGAAAGCCTACTTCAACGAAGTGGTGACCAGTGCTAAAAATGGACTTCAGGCTATTGAAGTTGATGGGACTACTTATAGCACTTATGATGACTTAAAACAAGCCTTTGCAACTGCGGTTGAAAAAGATCAGGCCAGTTTGAAGAATGGTTCTGTCAAATTTGACAATACCCTTGCCTTGAAAGAAAAAATCTTTAAGAAATTACTGCAACAAACAGACAGTTTCAAAACGTCTATCTTTAAATAA
- a CDS encoding F0F1 ATP synthase subunit C codes for MNLTFLGLCLACFGVSLAEGLMMSSLLKSASRQPEIIGQLRSLLILGVAFVEGTFFVTLVMAFIIK; via the coding sequence ATGAATTTAACATTTTTAGGTCTTTGTTTAGCCTGTTTTGGTGTATCACTGGCAGAAGGTTTGATGATGAGTAGCTTATTGAAATCTGCGTCTCGTCAACCAGAAATTATCGGTCAATTGCGTAGCCTCTTGATTCTTGGTGTTGCCTTTGTCGAAGGTACTTTCTTCGTAACCTTGGTTATGGCCTTTATTATCAAATAG
- the atpB gene encoding F0F1 ATP synthase subunit A: MEESINPTITLGPVSFNLTLLAMTLISVFAVFGFIYWASRKMSIRPKGKQNVLEYAYDFVVGFTKGNIGEHYIKDYSLFLFVLFLFLLVANNIGLMAKIETTNGYNLWTSPTANLGYDFAFSFLITLIAHVEGIRRRGVKEYLKAFVTPGFMTPMNILEELTNFASLALRIFGNIFAGEVLASLLVTLSHQAVYWYPFAFIGSMAWTAFSIFISCIQAYVFTMLSSIYIGKKINGEE, translated from the coding sequence TTGGAAGAAAGTATCAATCCAACGATTACTCTTGGACCTGTATCTTTTAATTTGACCCTACTTGCTATGACCCTGATTTCTGTTTTCGCCGTTTTTGGCTTCATTTATTGGGCCAGTCGAAAAATGTCGATCCGACCAAAAGGCAAACAAAATGTGCTGGAATACGCATATGACTTTGTCGTAGGCTTTACAAAAGGAAATATTGGGGAACATTACATAAAGGACTATTCCTTGTTCTTGTTTGTTCTTTTCCTCTTTCTTTTAGTAGCCAATAACATTGGATTGATGGCTAAAATCGAAACGACCAATGGTTACAATTTGTGGACATCACCAACCGCTAACCTGGGTTATGACTTTGCCTTTTCATTTTTGATCACCTTAATCGCCCATGTAGAAGGAATTCGCAGACGTGGTGTGAAGGAATATTTAAAGGCTTTTGTGACACCCGGATTTATGACCCCCATGAATATTTTGGAAGAATTAACGAACTTTGCCTCCTTGGCACTTCGGATCTTCGGAAATATCTTTGCGGGTGAGGTACTAGCAAGCTTGCTTGTGACTTTGTCGCATCAAGCTGTTTATTGGTATCCATTTGCCTTTATTGGAAGCATGGCGTGGACAGCGTTTTCGATTTTCATTTCATGTATCCAAGCCTATGTGTTTACCATGTTGTCATCAATTTATATTGGTAAGAAAATTAATGGTGAAGAGTAA